In Aquiflexum balticum DSM 16537, a single genomic region encodes these proteins:
- a CDS encoding helix-turn-helix transcriptional regulator, with translation MQERGLSQKTLSEVLGISTSRISEYLNGKSEPTLKVAREISRKLDIEASIVLGI, from the coding sequence ATGCAGGAACGAGGCTTGAGTCAAAAAACACTGTCAGAGGTTCTTGGGATAAGCACTTCGAGAATCAGTGAATATCTCAATGGGAAAAGCGAGCCCACCTTAAAAGTTGCGCGTGAAATTAGCAGGAAATTGGATATAGAGGCTTCTATAGTGTTGGGGATTTGA